Proteins encoded within one genomic window of Mycolicibacterium monacense:
- a CDS encoding acyl-CoA dehydrogenase family protein produces MVEEAVFRLFAELAGKTGTDAHVAIGPRLAELGWADIEAEFPVEASELLFRAQGRTLAHTDCLDRVMLAELAARLGESVDGIVLPDVASGYTPGSDDQRVSGILLGPLQGRLAVPVSTPTGMVSVGVVDASRLDGERMDTFDTSAFWTRVSGPLDAALVEASTEWELAISAAHRALATELVALAERALQIAIDHVTVRVQFGAPIGSFQSPRHALADASAVLAGARALLAESWRYGGRLSALTAKIAAGRAHRAVSDVALQVCGAIGLTAEHDLHRYVTRGFQVDSLCGSHDQLEARLGERLFESYAPGRALPAAISWAE; encoded by the coding sequence ATGGTCGAAGAGGCGGTATTCCGTCTCTTCGCCGAGCTGGCCGGCAAGACCGGGACCGACGCACATGTGGCAATCGGTCCGCGGCTGGCCGAACTGGGCTGGGCCGACATCGAGGCGGAGTTTCCGGTCGAGGCAAGCGAGCTGCTGTTCCGCGCCCAGGGCCGAACGCTCGCGCACACCGACTGCCTCGACCGGGTGATGCTGGCCGAGCTGGCGGCACGGCTCGGGGAATCCGTGGACGGCATCGTGCTGCCCGACGTGGCCTCGGGCTATACCCCCGGTTCCGATGACCAGCGGGTGTCCGGCATCCTGCTCGGCCCGCTCCAGGGGCGGCTCGCCGTCCCGGTGTCGACACCGACGGGCATGGTGTCTGTCGGCGTGGTCGACGCGTCGCGGCTCGACGGCGAACGGATGGACACCTTCGACACGTCGGCGTTCTGGACCCGGGTGAGCGGACCACTGGACGCCGCTCTCGTCGAGGCATCCACCGAATGGGAACTGGCGATCAGTGCAGCGCACCGGGCCCTGGCCACCGAACTGGTGGCACTGGCCGAGCGAGCGCTGCAGATCGCGATCGACCACGTCACTGTCCGGGTGCAATTCGGCGCCCCGATCGGGTCCTTCCAGTCACCGCGCCACGCCTTGGCCGACGCCTCGGCGGTGCTCGCGGGCGCCCGCGCGTTGCTTGCCGAGTCGTGGCGCTACGGGGGGCGGCTTTCGGCGTTGACCGCCAAGATTGCCGCAGGCCGGGCACACCGTGCGGTGAGCGACGTGGCGCTACAAGTGTGCGGCGCGATCGGTCTGACCGCCGAACACGACCTGCACCGCTATGTCACGCGAGGGTTCCAGGTCGACTCGCTGTGCGGGTCACACGATCAGCTCGAGGCGCGGCTCGGTGAGCGGCTCTTCGAGAGCTACGCTCCCGGCCGCGCGCTACCCGCGGCCATCTCTTGGGCTGAATAG
- a CDS encoding acyl-CoA dehydrogenase family protein, whose protein sequence is MSAPVESAVHGDRQLEYVSDVALFRQDFRRYLRELDVADEWRTAAFTSAEDGLTHDAQVMARLNTDGWNRYGWPEAAGGLGGSEIHRAVYYEELGHAMLPIPAQHWTLETLGPALLKFSPGLAAAYLPGYLSGAEWWGQSFSEPESGSDLATLRTRAVDDGNGGFVLNGQKIWTSQGPTATRLLALVRTGAPESRHRGLTMMMVDADAPGVTIRPIALASGRRELAEVFFDDVRVDAGRVVGDVDGGWAVAMHLMQYERGMYGYAVLNKVLTELGRLRADMVTVGATEAQRQRFARVYVDVVSAQARTATTVRRLAEGEPVGADSSIDKLLFGRAEKEVNDLILDVTRDHMIAGTGRGGAALDTARAEWWYSRAATVMGGTAEVQRGIIADHILGLPKERKGK, encoded by the coding sequence TTGTCCGCCCCTGTCGAGAGCGCCGTACACGGCGACCGCCAACTCGAATACGTCTCAGACGTTGCGCTGTTCCGTCAAGATTTCCGACGATACCTGCGCGAACTGGATGTGGCCGACGAGTGGCGCACCGCTGCGTTCACCAGCGCCGAGGACGGGCTCACGCACGACGCCCAGGTCATGGCCCGGCTCAACACCGACGGCTGGAACCGCTACGGCTGGCCGGAGGCCGCAGGCGGCCTGGGTGGCAGCGAGATCCACCGCGCGGTGTACTACGAGGAACTCGGCCACGCGATGTTGCCGATTCCCGCGCAACACTGGACCCTGGAAACCCTCGGGCCTGCGCTGTTGAAGTTCTCACCTGGGCTGGCCGCTGCCTACCTGCCGGGCTACCTCAGCGGTGCCGAGTGGTGGGGTCAGAGCTTCTCCGAGCCGGAGTCGGGCAGCGACCTGGCCACCCTGCGCACCCGCGCGGTCGACGACGGCAACGGCGGATTCGTCCTCAACGGCCAGAAGATCTGGACCAGCCAGGGACCGACGGCGACGCGACTGCTCGCGCTGGTGCGAACCGGGGCGCCCGAGAGCCGCCACCGCGGGCTGACCATGATGATGGTCGACGCCGACGCCCCGGGTGTCACCATCCGCCCCATCGCGTTGGCCAGCGGGCGCCGCGAACTGGCCGAGGTGTTCTTCGACGACGTGCGCGTGGACGCCGGGCGTGTCGTCGGCGATGTCGACGGCGGCTGGGCGGTAGCCATGCACCTGATGCAGTACGAACGGGGCATGTACGGCTACGCCGTGCTCAACAAGGTGCTCACCGAGCTGGGCCGGCTGCGGGCGGACATGGTGACCGTCGGCGCGACCGAGGCGCAGCGCCAGCGCTTCGCGCGCGTCTACGTCGACGTGGTGTCGGCGCAGGCTCGCACCGCGACGACGGTCCGTAGGCTGGCCGAGGGCGAGCCGGTCGGCGCGGACAGCAGCATCGACAAGCTTCTGTTCGGCCGGGCCGAGAAGGAGGTCAACGACCTCATCCTGGACGTCACCCGCGACCACATGATCGCCGGGACCGGTCGCGGCGGCGCGGCGCTCGACACCGCCCGCGCCGAGTGGTGGTACTCGCGTGCCGCCACGGTGATGGGCGGAACCGCCGAGGTCCAGCGCGGCATCATCGCCGACCACATTCTCGGGCTGCCCAAAGAAAGGAAGGGCAAGTGA
- a CDS encoding aldehyde dehydrogenase family protein produces MTASPVSTTTVQSHPETRLLIDGRLRDASTGRTADNINPATEEVLGVTADAGAEDMDEAIAAARRAFDTTDWSTNREFRQHCLMQLHEALQLEKEEMRAELVAEAGTPLGMTYIAQLDWPLADAIRWPAQHISEFAWERQLDVDAKMGVPYHRAVVKEPMGVVGAITPWNFPVEIVANKVGQILATGNTMVLKPAIETPWSVLRWGRIIAEKTDIPPGVVNIVTASDNDVAQRLLTDPRVDMISFTGSTAVGELIQRLTASTMKRNLMELGGKSAYLLLDDVDLAATVPGCIGALMHSGQGCALTTRMLVPRQHYEAAVEMATATFASVTIGDPSDPANFCGPLVSAKQRDRVMEYIRVAKEQGARVTVGGGKPDGLDRGYFVAPTVLADVSPEHRVFQEEIFGPVITITPYDGGDDGAVEMANNSIYGLAGTVLGSTERAMAVARRIRTGSVNVNGAIFYGADAPFGGYKMSGIGRQNGTEGFEQHLQTKVIAYPVD; encoded by the coding sequence ATGACGGCTTCACCGGTCTCCACCACCACCGTCCAATCCCACCCCGAAACCCGGCTGTTGATCGACGGTCGGCTGCGGGACGCATCGACCGGTCGGACCGCCGACAACATCAACCCGGCCACCGAGGAGGTGCTCGGCGTCACCGCGGATGCCGGTGCGGAGGACATGGACGAGGCGATTGCCGCCGCCCGGCGTGCCTTTGACACCACCGACTGGTCGACCAATCGCGAGTTCCGCCAGCACTGCCTCATGCAGTTGCACGAGGCGTTGCAGCTGGAGAAGGAGGAGATGCGCGCCGAGTTGGTCGCCGAGGCCGGCACGCCGCTCGGCATGACCTACATCGCCCAACTGGACTGGCCGCTGGCCGACGCGATCCGCTGGCCCGCGCAACACATCTCGGAGTTCGCCTGGGAACGCCAACTCGACGTCGACGCCAAGATGGGCGTGCCTTACCACCGCGCCGTGGTCAAGGAGCCGATGGGTGTCGTCGGCGCGATCACGCCGTGGAACTTCCCCGTCGAGATCGTCGCCAACAAGGTGGGACAGATCCTGGCCACCGGCAACACGATGGTGCTCAAGCCGGCCATCGAGACCCCGTGGAGCGTGCTGCGGTGGGGCCGCATCATCGCCGAGAAGACGGATATCCCGCCGGGCGTGGTCAACATCGTGACCGCCTCGGACAACGACGTCGCACAGCGCCTGCTGACCGACCCGCGGGTGGACATGATCTCGTTCACCGGCTCCACCGCGGTCGGTGAGTTGATCCAGCGCCTCACGGCCTCGACCATGAAGCGCAATCTGATGGAACTGGGCGGCAAGTCGGCCTACCTGCTCCTCGACGACGTCGATCTCGCTGCGACAGTCCCCGGTTGCATCGGCGCGTTGATGCACTCGGGGCAGGGCTGCGCCCTGACCACCCGGATGCTGGTGCCCAGGCAGCACTACGAGGCGGCCGTGGAGATGGCCACCGCGACGTTCGCCTCGGTCACCATCGGCGACCCCAGTGACCCGGCCAACTTCTGTGGCCCGCTGGTGTCGGCCAAGCAGCGCGACCGCGTGATGGAGTACATCCGCGTCGCGAAGGAACAGGGTGCCAGAGTCACCGTCGGCGGCGGAAAGCCCGACGGCCTGGACCGCGGATATTTCGTGGCCCCAACGGTTCTCGCTGATGTCAGTCCTGAGCACCGGGTGTTCCAGGAGGAGATCTTCGGACCGGTCATCACCATCACCCCGTATGACGGCGGCGACGACGGTGCCGTCGAGATGGCCAACAACTCGATCTACGGGCTGGCGGGCACTGTGCTGGGCTCCACCGAGCGCGCGATGGCCGTCGCCCGCCGCATCCGCACCGGCTCGGTGAACGTCAACGGCGCCATCTTCTATGGCGCTGACGCTCCGTTCGGTGGCTACAAGATGAGCGGCATCGGCAGGCAGAACGGCACCGAGGGTTTCGAGCAACATCTGCAGACCAAAGTCATCGCCTACCCCGTCGACTGA
- a CDS encoding CaiB/BaiF CoA transferase family protein, protein MTDILNGIRVVELAAWTFVPAAGAVLADWGADVIKIEHPETGDPQRGLISSGIVTGAGGVNHFIEQPNRGKRSIGLDTSTPAGLELLMKLLETADVFVTNLLPDSRQRMGIDVEQVRARNPKIIYARGHGYGIKGDQASQGGFDLAAYWSRGGIGDAYSDGDGSYPPIQRPAFGDSYGGLAIAGGIAAALVKRERTGEPSVVDVSLLNAAIWQLGPDIVGAGVTGQDIPKFNLDEMPNPVASIYRTRDNRFISFVLLQADRFWADFCTRLGRPELIDDERFASAVVRFGNRKDCIAELRRSFESEDLAHWEKAFAGFDGVWDVMRTAHELHSDPQAIANGYLPRVTDAKNNEFSLAASPVQFDETPLELTCAPEHGAHTDALLAELGFSEDEIIDFKINSVVL, encoded by the coding sequence ATGACAGACATTCTCAACGGAATCCGTGTCGTCGAACTGGCGGCATGGACGTTCGTTCCCGCCGCCGGTGCCGTACTTGCCGACTGGGGCGCCGACGTCATCAAGATCGAGCATCCCGAAACCGGTGATCCCCAGCGGGGGCTCATCAGCTCTGGCATCGTCACCGGTGCGGGGGGAGTGAACCACTTCATCGAGCAGCCCAACCGCGGCAAGCGAAGCATCGGGCTCGATACCTCCACCCCCGCGGGACTGGAGCTGCTGATGAAGTTGCTCGAGACGGCCGACGTGTTCGTCACCAACCTGCTACCGGATTCCCGTCAGCGGATGGGCATCGACGTCGAGCAGGTCCGGGCCCGCAACCCGAAGATCATCTACGCGCGCGGGCACGGGTACGGCATCAAGGGCGACCAGGCGTCCCAGGGCGGCTTCGACCTCGCTGCGTACTGGTCGCGCGGCGGAATCGGCGACGCGTACTCCGACGGCGACGGCTCCTATCCGCCGATCCAGCGGCCGGCGTTCGGCGACTCCTACGGCGGCCTGGCGATTGCAGGCGGGATCGCCGCGGCCTTGGTGAAACGCGAACGCACCGGCGAGCCGTCGGTCGTCGACGTATCCCTCCTGAACGCCGCCATCTGGCAGTTGGGCCCCGACATCGTGGGTGCGGGCGTCACCGGTCAGGACATCCCGAAGTTCAATTTGGACGAGATGCCCAACCCGGTGGCCAGCATCTACCGGACCCGCGACAACCGGTTCATCTCGTTCGTCCTGTTGCAGGCCGACCGGTTCTGGGCGGACTTCTGTACCCGACTGGGCAGGCCCGAACTCATCGACGACGAACGGTTCGCCAGTGCCGTGGTGCGCTTCGGCAACCGCAAGGACTGCATCGCCGAGCTGCGCCGCAGCTTCGAATCCGAGGATCTTGCCCACTGGGAGAAGGCGTTCGCCGGCTTCGACGGGGTGTGGGACGTCATGCGCACCGCCCACGAGCTGCACAGCGATCCGCAGGCGATCGCCAACGGATACCTGCCCCGCGTCACGGATGCCAAGAACAACGAATTCTCGTTGGCGGCCAGCCCGGTGCAGTTCGACGAGACGCCGCTGGAGCTGACGTGCGCGCCGGAACACGGCGCGCACACCGATGCGCTGCTCGCCGAGCTCGGCTTCAGCGAGGACGAGATCATCGATTTCAAGATCAATTCGGTCGTGTTGTAG
- a CDS encoding VOC family protein yields the protein MVSEVLARRFLHVNLNCESLNATERVYGDVLGLTARMRTDPQVATDGSILGLAGETYCATAFLYDGRGGRGGCALEAIEYRSPPLARDPGTDPARPGIRSAQLAVADVDGAAGELRAAGCTVGNPVDGLISGRKSVLAADPDGVVIELTELPADADASRGSLFNGIRIAAIDAAATGKFLTAIGFEEVQAPRTLPVAGEQLGPGGPADAVDCVVARYALAEDGHQFSLVVVQHPDTEPTPVPWGGNRQGLYRCALRVDNVHDALAQVPDSVERMGDPVWCPLPGTKIEGLHIAFLRSPEGVVFEFVERPLSFFTKSGS from the coding sequence GTGGTGTCGGAGGTACTGGCCCGGCGGTTCCTGCACGTCAACCTCAACTGTGAATCGCTGAACGCCACCGAGCGGGTGTACGGCGACGTGCTCGGCCTCACCGCGCGGATGCGCACCGATCCGCAAGTCGCCACCGACGGCTCCATTCTGGGTCTCGCCGGCGAGACGTACTGTGCCACCGCGTTTCTCTACGACGGCCGCGGCGGCCGCGGCGGCTGTGCGCTTGAGGCCATCGAATACCGCTCACCTCCGCTGGCCCGCGATCCCGGCACCGATCCGGCGCGGCCGGGGATTCGCTCGGCACAACTCGCGGTCGCCGACGTCGACGGCGCAGCGGGCGAATTGCGCGCCGCGGGTTGCACGGTGGGGAATCCCGTCGACGGCTTGATCAGTGGCCGGAAGTCGGTGCTTGCGGCTGACCCCGACGGCGTGGTGATCGAGCTGACCGAGCTGCCCGCCGACGCGGACGCGTCCAGAGGCTCGTTGTTCAACGGGATCCGGATCGCGGCGATCGACGCGGCCGCCACCGGGAAGTTCCTGACCGCCATCGGGTTCGAGGAGGTGCAGGCGCCGCGGACGCTGCCGGTCGCCGGTGAACAACTCGGACCTGGCGGGCCGGCCGACGCGGTGGACTGTGTGGTGGCCCGGTACGCGTTGGCGGAGGACGGGCACCAGTTCTCGCTCGTGGTGGTCCAGCACCCCGACACCGAGCCCACTCCGGTGCCGTGGGGTGGCAACCGCCAGGGTCTCTATCGCTGCGCTCTTCGGGTGGACAACGTGCACGACGCCCTGGCCCAGGTGCCTGACTCCGTTGAGCGCATGGGTGATCCGGTGTGGTGCCCGCTGCCGGGGACCAAGATCGAGGGCCTGCACATCGCGTTCCTGCGGTCCCCCGAGGGCGTGGTTTTCGAGTTCGTCGAACGGCCGCTGAGCTTCTTCACCAAGTCGGGGAGTTGA
- a CDS encoding TetR/AcrR family transcriptional regulator — MTPNHAPANQATFRSATLLSVAQTRRREKVIATGTPAVDDHYEDVDPRLQRSRARLLDASARLLSTGGVEAVTVDAVTRASRVAKTTLYRHFGGATELLAATFERILPQVIPPPATGPLRDRLIELLSRQATLLDEAPLHLTLLAWVSLGPEQSSDAHHSGAVARNSLRAKVIEQYRQPFDQLLESPQARAELGDFDLTLGLAQLLGPLLFGRLTGIRAIDRDDCIRIVDDFFVTHQPGAASR, encoded by the coding sequence TTGACTCCAAACCACGCTCCCGCCAATCAAGCTACGTTCCGTAGCGCTACGCTACTATCAGTAGCACAGACGCGGAGACGGGAGAAAGTCATCGCCACTGGCACACCCGCGGTCGACGATCACTACGAAGACGTCGATCCGCGGCTACAGCGGTCTCGGGCCCGGCTGCTCGACGCCTCAGCGCGACTGCTGTCCACCGGTGGCGTCGAGGCCGTCACCGTTGATGCCGTCACGCGCGCTTCCCGGGTGGCCAAGACCACCTTGTATCGCCATTTCGGCGGTGCCACGGAGCTTCTCGCCGCGACTTTCGAGCGGATCCTGCCTCAGGTGATCCCCCCGCCCGCGACGGGTCCGCTACGGGACCGGTTGATCGAGTTACTCAGCAGACAGGCCACCCTGCTGGACGAGGCGCCTCTGCATCTGACGCTGCTGGCCTGGGTCTCGCTGGGTCCCGAACAGAGTAGCGATGCTCATCACAGCGGAGCCGTCGCACGTAATTCGCTACGTGCCAAGGTGATCGAGCAGTACCGGCAGCCGTTTGACCAATTGCTCGAGAGCCCGCAGGCCCGCGCCGAACTCGGCGACTTCGACCTCACGCTGGGACTGGCGCAACTCCTGGGACCGCTGCTATTCGGTCGCCTGACCGGTATCCGCGCCATCGACCGCGACGACTGCATCCGGATCGTCGACGACTTCTTCGTCACCCACCAGCCGGGCGCTGCCTCCCGATGA
- a CDS encoding SDR family NAD(P)-dependent oxidoreductase produces the protein MPEGPLTGKVVLVTGGGRGIGRGHCLELARQGAAVIVNDPGVGRDGSSGDGAGPAADVVAEIESAGGKAIAHTGSVSSWDDVADMVSTAVDTFGSLTGVVNNAGILRDSMVAASSEADWDSVIAVHLKGTFAVTRHACEYWRAQSKAGNPIDAHIVNTVSGAGLWGNVGQSAYGAAKAAIANLTIVTAMEAQRYGVAVNAISPLAMSRMTQEVFGGRADDPALDPARSSPVVAWLQSAQSSWLTGQILRINGDKLTRINGFTEAPGAYHAKDGTSLAFSEIGQAVSWLYGTAPRGLAGPLPAD, from the coding sequence ATGCCTGAAGGCCCTCTGACCGGCAAGGTGGTGCTGGTCACCGGAGGCGGACGCGGCATCGGCCGCGGCCACTGCCTCGAGTTGGCCCGCCAGGGCGCGGCCGTCATCGTGAACGACCCCGGGGTTGGCCGGGACGGCTCCAGCGGTGACGGAGCAGGTCCCGCGGCCGACGTCGTCGCCGAGATCGAATCGGCGGGCGGCAAGGCCATCGCGCATACCGGTTCGGTGTCCTCGTGGGACGACGTGGCGGACATGGTCTCCACCGCCGTCGACACGTTCGGCTCCTTGACTGGTGTGGTCAACAATGCCGGCATCCTGCGCGACTCCATGGTCGCCGCGTCCAGCGAGGCCGACTGGGACAGCGTCATCGCTGTGCATCTCAAGGGCACGTTCGCGGTCACCCGGCATGCCTGTGAGTACTGGCGGGCGCAGTCCAAGGCGGGCAATCCGATTGACGCGCACATCGTCAACACGGTGTCCGGTGCGGGCTTGTGGGGCAACGTCGGGCAGAGCGCCTACGGCGCGGCGAAGGCCGCCATCGCGAACCTGACCATCGTCACCGCGATGGAAGCACAGCGCTACGGCGTTGCGGTGAACGCGATCTCGCCGCTGGCCATGTCACGGATGACCCAGGAGGTGTTCGGCGGCCGCGCTGACGACCCCGCCCTGGATCCCGCTCGCAGCTCCCCGGTCGTGGCCTGGTTGCAGTCCGCGCAGTCGTCGTGGCTGACCGGACAGATCCTGCGTATCAATGGCGACAAGCTCACCCGGATCAACGGCTTCACCGAGGCACCCGGCGCCTACCACGCCAAAGACGGTACATCCCTTGCATTTTCGGAGATCGGTCAGGCCGTCAGCTGGCTCTACGGCACCGCACCGCGGGGACTGGCCGGGCCGCTACCCGCTGACTAG
- a CDS encoding acetyl-CoA hydrolase/transferase C-terminal domain-containing protein — protein sequence MTAATLSSALRQAVRPGTTVALGDGVGALSCLDDGSSVGAALSGVARAVGSVRLVLGWLPAAVAGLEADAFGEVAALMPGWGVRDLLRTPTARFVPTRLSAVGALLAGALRPGLLITRVVERGGELHFATEVSWQHELVKAGVPVLGIVDGAAPMASALPALDPAQVTVVGRSADGPVRLPPKAPEAVHDALADSVLRFVPEGARLQYGPGQLGTALLNRAAVPLQIDTGLLTDAVVDLERRGLLAAMPSATYLMGSDVLYDWANGKPILRGIEYTHDFVRLAHGAPFIAVNTAIELDPYGQINVEGVGEKVVGGIGGHPDYCAAGAMSRGGLSIIAVPSSTNGRSPLVEQLSRPASTPAHDVDVIVTESGHADLRGADWSQRRHLITELFSK from the coding sequence TTGACCGCAGCCACCCTGTCGAGTGCGCTGCGGCAGGCGGTACGTCCGGGAACGACCGTGGCCCTCGGCGACGGCGTCGGCGCACTGTCCTGTCTTGATGACGGCTCATCGGTGGGCGCTGCACTCAGCGGTGTAGCGCGCGCGGTGGGTTCGGTGCGACTCGTACTCGGCTGGCTGCCCGCCGCGGTCGCCGGCCTCGAGGCCGACGCATTCGGCGAGGTGGCCGCCTTGATGCCCGGGTGGGGCGTCCGTGACCTACTCCGAACCCCGACAGCACGTTTCGTACCCACCCGACTCTCGGCCGTCGGCGCTCTGCTCGCCGGGGCCCTGCGGCCCGGCCTGCTGATCACGCGGGTCGTCGAACGGGGTGGCGAACTGCATTTCGCCACCGAAGTGTCCTGGCAGCATGAACTCGTCAAGGCCGGAGTGCCGGTGCTCGGGATCGTCGACGGCGCAGCGCCGATGGCCAGCGCCCTGCCTGCGCTCGACCCCGCTCAAGTGACGGTGGTGGGGCGCAGCGCCGACGGTCCGGTGCGATTGCCGCCCAAGGCGCCCGAAGCGGTGCACGACGCTCTCGCCGACTCCGTGCTGCGGTTCGTCCCGGAGGGAGCCCGGCTGCAGTACGGGCCAGGCCAATTGGGTACGGCGCTGTTGAACCGCGCAGCGGTGCCGCTGCAGATCGACACGGGGCTGCTCACCGACGCCGTCGTCGACCTCGAACGGCGCGGACTGTTGGCCGCGATGCCGTCCGCGACGTATCTGATGGGCAGCGACGTCCTGTACGACTGGGCAAACGGCAAGCCCATCCTGCGCGGCATCGAGTACACCCATGACTTCGTCCGACTTGCCCATGGCGCACCGTTCATCGCCGTCAACACCGCCATCGAACTCGACCCGTACGGCCAGATCAACGTCGAAGGTGTCGGCGAGAAAGTCGTCGGCGGAATCGGAGGACACCCGGACTACTGCGCCGCGGGCGCAATGAGCCGGGGCGGTTTGTCCATCATCGCCGTGCCGTCCTCGACGAACGGCCGCTCACCCCTGGTGGAGCAACTGAGCCGTCCGGCGTCGACCCCCGCCCACGATGTCGACGTGATCGTCACCGAATCCGGTCACGCCGACCTGCGGGGCGCCGACTGGTCGCAGCGACGGCACCTGATCACCGAATTGTTCTCGAAATGA
- a CDS encoding acyl-CoA dehydrogenase family protein → MPASSDVVEDIDALRAEIRAFLDGAPKPAGLRNYGPTPTAADVEPGRQWHRYLADHGYTCLHWPQEYGGADASVAYQAVFAEECARAGVPRQLNITGADLVGPVMIKFGSPDQKERYLKPIRLGDAVWTQLFSEPGAGSDLAGVRTRAERTADGWRIDGQKVWSSAAASADYGLLLARTGPDKHRDLSMFVVPMDAPGVTVRPLVQMDGESKFNEVFLDGAELSDDALIGEVGQGWAVAMVTLGRERLTLGTQAVAMFQLHERMVKAARDHDLLDGVLSRSMTKLWARMWLLRFTWQRAIDSGDLTSPAFSVLKLMTSETDQDLGDVATEVLGTDACVDPADNEIVHHMLVGRAQTILGGTSEIQRNILGERVLGLPKEPR, encoded by the coding sequence GTGCCGGCTTCCTCTGACGTCGTCGAAGATATCGACGCACTACGGGCGGAGATCCGCGCGTTCCTCGACGGCGCGCCGAAGCCGGCAGGCCTGCGCAACTACGGGCCCACGCCCACGGCCGCCGATGTCGAGCCGGGGCGACAGTGGCACCGCTACCTCGCCGATCACGGCTACACCTGCCTGCACTGGCCGCAGGAGTACGGCGGCGCCGATGCCAGCGTGGCCTACCAGGCCGTCTTCGCCGAGGAGTGTGCCCGAGCGGGGGTGCCCCGTCAGCTGAACATCACGGGCGCGGATCTGGTCGGCCCGGTGATGATCAAGTTCGGCAGCCCAGATCAGAAAGAGCGCTACCTGAAGCCGATTCGGCTCGGCGACGCAGTCTGGACGCAGCTGTTCTCCGAACCGGGCGCGGGCTCGGACCTGGCGGGCGTGCGCACCCGGGCCGAGCGCACCGCCGACGGGTGGCGGATCGACGGCCAGAAGGTCTGGAGTTCGGCGGCGGCTTCGGCCGACTACGGTCTGCTACTGGCCCGCACCGGCCCGGACAAGCACCGCGACCTGTCGATGTTCGTTGTCCCGATGGATGCCCCTGGAGTCACGGTGCGGCCGTTGGTCCAGATGGATGGCGAGAGCAAGTTCAACGAGGTTTTCCTCGACGGTGCCGAACTCAGCGACGATGCACTGATAGGTGAGGTCGGACAAGGCTGGGCCGTGGCGATGGTGACGTTGGGCCGCGAACGCCTGACACTGGGCACCCAAGCCGTGGCGATGTTCCAGCTGCATGAGCGGATGGTCAAGGCCGCGCGAGACCACGACCTGCTGGACGGCGTGCTGTCGCGGTCCATGACGAAGTTGTGGGCGCGGATGTGGCTGCTGCGGTTCACCTGGCAACGCGCCATCGACTCGGGCGACCTCACCTCACCGGCGTTCTCGGTGCTCAAGCTGATGACGTCGGAGACCGATCAGGACCTTGGCGACGTGGCCACCGAGGTCCTCGGCACCGACGCCTGCGTCGACCCGGCTGACAACGAAATAGTGCACCACATGCTGGTCGGGCGGGCGCAGACCATCCTCGGCGGCACCAGTGAGATCCAGCGCAACATCCTCGGCGAACGGGTGCTCGGACTTCCCAAAGAACCGCGATGA